Proteins found in one Takifugu rubripes chromosome 15, fTakRub1.2, whole genome shotgun sequence genomic segment:
- the htatsf1 gene encoding 17S U2 SnRNP complex component HTATSF1: MSGGDETNKEFKEQLRMQELYAQRNADDSDPYTYTDPEDGTVYDWDHDKKAWFPKITEDFLAAYQANYGFRQEGGSDSNSAAVSSSEPTVPNSHKPSPEKQKPGDPIRTPNADQPETAAKEVKQKAEKRKAEPGWFSIDEDKNTNVYVSGLPPDISTDEFAELMSKCGIVMRDPMTEEYKVKLYKDKEGNLKGDGLCCYLKKESVPLAIRLIDESEVRGYRLHVEAARFELKGQYDASKKKKKNKEYKKRLQQQQKQLDWRPEKKGENRMRHEKVVIIRNMFHPSDFEEDPLVLNEYREDLRVECEKFGAVKKVILFDRHPDGVASVAFKEPDEADACIQSFNGRWFGGRQLSAQFWDGKTDYQVEETTREREERLKGWSTFLEGGNPGQQNTTTPTGGATTAEPTEPPSTAVRPVTDTQEQEVDSTDSSLAGSDEEEA, encoded by the exons ATGAGTGGCGGGGATGAGACCAACAAAGAGTTTAAGGAACAGCTGCGGATGCAGGAACTTTATGCCCAGAGAAATGCTGATGACTCTGACCCCTACACCTATACTGATCCAGAGGATGGCACAGTGTATGACTGGGACCACGATAAGAAAGCCTGGTTTCCTAAA ATAACAGAAGACTTTCTCGCAGCCTACCAGGCCAACTATGGCTTCAGACAGGAAGGAGGTTCTGATTCAAACAGTgcagcagtgagcagcagcgaGCCAACAGTCCCGAATTCACACAAGCCCTCCCCAGAAAAGCAGAAACCTGGAGATCCCATTCGGACCCCAAAtgcagaccagcctgagactgCAGCCAAGGAAGTCAAGCAGAAGGCGgagaagaggaaagcagagcCAG GATGGTTCAGTATTGACgaagataaaaacacaaacgTCTATGTTTCAG GCCTGCCTCCTGATATCAGCACAGACGAGTTTGCTGAGTTAATGTCCAAGTGTGGCATTGTGATGCGAGACCCCATGACCGAAGAGTACAAGGTCAAGCTCTACAAGGACAAGGAGGGAAATCTAAAAGGAGATGGCCTCTGCTGCTATCTCAAG AAAGAATCCGTGCCGTTGGCTATTCGTCTCATCGAtgagtcagaggtcagaggttacaGGCTACATGTGGAAGCAGCACGGTTTGAGCTAAAGGGTCAGTATGATGccagcaagaagaagaagaagaacaaagagtATAAGAAgaggctacagcagcaacagaa GCAGCTGGACTGGAGGCcggagaagaaaggagaaaacCGGATGAGGCATGAAAAAGTTGTTATCATCAGGAACATGTTCCATCCCAGTGACTTTGAG GAAGATCCACTGGTGCTAAATGAATATCGTGAGGATCTGCGGGTAGAGTGTGAGAAATTCGGGGCAGTTAAGAAGGTCATCCTCTTCGAC AGACACCCGGACGGCGTGGCTTCAGTAGCATTTAAGGAGCCTGATGAGGCAGACGCATGCATTCAGTCATTCAATGGGCGCTGGTTCGGAGGAAGACAGCTGTCTGCTCAGTTTTGGGATGGAAAAACGGACTACCAG GTGGAAGAGACGACCCGTGAAAGGGAGGAGCGGCTCAAAGGGTGGTCCACTTTCCTGGAGGGAGGGAATCCTGGACAGCAAAACACCACTacaccaacagggggcgccacCACCGCAGAACCCACAGAACCCCCGAGCACAGCAGTGCGACCAGTaacagacacacaggaacaggaagtggactctACAGACAGCAGTCTAGCAGGAAGCGATGAAGAGGAAGCCTAG